One Thermus antranikianii DSM 12462 DNA window includes the following coding sequences:
- a CDS encoding DUF5615 family PIN-like protein: protein MDVCLSPRWVPYLRKKGLEAFHWSELGDLRAKDQEILAYRKRNGYVLLTQDLDFAALLFSGGEVPARVVLLRVSDLRVEVAGPRVAAVLAGVEEYLKKGGVAVVEDHRVRYRVLPE from the coding sequence GTGGATGTGTGCTTGAGCCCTAGGTGGGTTCCTTACCTAAGGAAGAAGGGTCTGGAGGCCTTTCACTGGAGTGAGCTGGGTGATTTACGAGCAAAGGATCAGGAGATCCTTGCCTACCGCAAAAGGAACGGGTATGTCCTCCTCACCCAGGACCTGGATTTTGCCGCCTTGCTTTTTTCGGGTGGCGAGGTTCCGGCAAGGGTGGTGCTCCTCCGGGTTTCGGACCTGCGGGTAGAGGTAGCCGGGCCCAGGGTTGCCGCGGTGCTGGCGGGTGTGGAGGAGTACTTGAAGAAGGGAGGAGTGGCGGTGGTAGAGGACCACAGGGTCCGCTACCGGGTTCTTCCTGAGTAG
- a CDS encoding DNA-directed RNA polymerase subunit beta: MEIKRFGRIREVIPLPPLTEIQVESYKRALQADVPPDKREDVGIQAAFKETFPVEEGDKGRGGLVLDFLEYRIGEPPFSQDECREKDLTYQAPLYARLQLIHKDTGLIKEDEVFLGHIPLMTEDGSFIINGADRVIVSQIHRSPGVYFTPDPARPGRFVASIIPLPKRGPWIDLEVEQNGTVSMKVNKRKFPLILLLRVLGYDAETLNRELGAYGEFLGGLLDEAVLAMRPEEALVRLFTLLRPGDPPKKDKALAYLFGLLADPRRYDLGEAGRYKAEEKLGVRLSGRTLARFEDGEFKDEIFLPTLRYLFALMAGVPGHEVDDIDHLGNRRIRTVGELMADQFRVGLSRLARGVRERMVMGSPDTLTPAKLVNNRPLEAAIREFFSRSQLSQFKDETNPLSSLRHKRRISALGPGGLTRERAGFDVRDVHRTHYGRICPVETPEGANIGLITSLAAYARVDELGFIRTPYRRVRNGVVTDEVVYMTATEEDRYTIAQANTPLEGNRIATDRVVARRRGEPVIVGPEEVEFMDVSPKQVFSVNTNLIPFLEHDDANRALMGSNMQTQAVPLIRAQAPVVMTGLEERVVRDSLAAVYAEEDGEVVAVDGRRIAVRYEDGRLVEYALRRFVRSNQGTTLDQRPRVTVGQKVKKGDLLADGPASEGGFLALGQNVLVAIMPFDGYNFEDAIVISEELLKRDFYTSIHIERYEIEARDTKLGPERITRDIPHLSEAALRDLDEEGVVRIGAEVKPGDILVGRTSFKGEQEPSPEERLLRSIFGDKARDVKDTSLRVPPGEGGIVVGTLRLRRGDPGVELKPGVREVVRVYVAQKRKLQVGDKLANRHGNKGVVAKILPVEDMPHLPDGTPVDIILNPLGVPSRMNLGQILETHLGLAGFFLGQRYISPVFDGATEPEIKALLAEAFDLYFGKRKAEGFGVDKRELEVLARAEKLGLVSPGKSPEEQLRELFIQGKVVLYDGRSGEPIEGPIVVGQMFIMKLYHMVEDKMHARSTGPYSLITQQPLGGKAQFGGQRFGEMEVWALEAYGAAHTLQEMLTIKSDDIEGRNAAYEAIIKGEDVPEPSVPESFRVLVKELQALALDVQTLDERDNPVDIFEGLASKR, translated from the coding sequence ATGGAGATCAAGCGGTTCGGTCGCATCCGAGAGGTTATACCCCTTCCCCCTTTGACGGAAATCCAAGTGGAATCCTACAAGAGGGCCCTTCAGGCCGATGTTCCCCCGGATAAGCGGGAAGACGTGGGCATCCAGGCGGCCTTCAAGGAGACCTTCCCCGTGGAGGAGGGGGACAAGGGCAGGGGCGGTTTGGTCCTGGACTTCCTGGAGTACCGCATCGGGGAGCCTCCCTTTTCCCAGGACGAGTGCCGGGAGAAGGACCTAACCTACCAGGCTCCCCTCTATGCCCGCCTCCAGCTCATCCACAAGGACACGGGCCTCATCAAGGAGGACGAAGTTTTCCTGGGCCACATCCCCCTCATGACCGAGGACGGCTCCTTCATCATCAACGGGGCCGACCGGGTGATCGTTTCCCAGATCCACCGCTCCCCGGGGGTCTACTTCACCCCGGATCCCGCCCGCCCCGGGCGGTTTGTGGCCAGCATCATCCCCTTGCCCAAGCGGGGACCCTGGATTGACCTGGAGGTGGAGCAAAACGGCACCGTCTCCATGAAGGTCAACAAGCGCAAGTTCCCCCTCATCCTCCTCCTTAGGGTCCTGGGCTACGACGCCGAGACCCTGAACCGGGAGCTTGGGGCCTACGGGGAGTTTCTGGGGGGCCTTCTGGACGAGGCGGTGCTTGCCATGCGCCCGGAGGAGGCCCTGGTTCGTCTCTTCACCCTGCTCCGTCCCGGCGATCCTCCCAAGAAGGACAAGGCCCTGGCCTACCTCTTTGGCCTTTTGGCGGACCCAAGGCGGTACGACCTGGGGGAGGCGGGGCGGTACAAGGCGGAGGAAAAGCTGGGCGTGCGTCTTTCCGGCCGCACCCTGGCGCGCTTTGAGGACGGGGAGTTTAAGGACGAGATCTTCCTGCCTACCCTGCGTTACCTCTTCGCCCTCATGGCCGGGGTTCCCGGGCACGAGGTGGACGACATCGACCACCTGGGCAACCGCCGCATCCGTACCGTAGGGGAGCTCATGGCTGACCAGTTCCGGGTGGGCCTAAGCCGCTTGGCCCGGGGGGTGCGGGAGAGGATGGTGATGGGCTCCCCTGATACCCTTACCCCGGCCAAGCTGGTGAACAACCGGCCCCTCGAGGCGGCCATCCGGGAGTTCTTCAGCCGTAGCCAGCTTTCCCAGTTCAAGGACGAGACCAACCCCCTTTCCTCCTTGCGCCACAAGCGGCGCATCTCCGCTTTGGGTCCTGGGGGCCTCACCCGGGAGCGGGCGGGGTTTGATGTGCGGGACGTGCACCGCACCCACTATGGCCGCATCTGCCCGGTGGAGACCCCGGAAGGCGCCAACATCGGCCTCATCACCTCCCTGGCTGCCTACGCCCGGGTGGACGAGCTGGGCTTCATCCGCACCCCCTACCGCCGGGTGAGGAATGGGGTGGTCACCGACGAGGTGGTCTACATGACCGCCACCGAGGAGGACCGGTACACCATTGCCCAGGCCAACACACCCCTCGAGGGGAACCGTATCGCCACCGACCGGGTGGTGGCCCGGCGCCGGGGTGAGCCGGTGATAGTGGGCCCAGAGGAGGTGGAGTTCATGGACGTGAGCCCCAAGCAGGTCTTCTCCGTGAACACCAACCTCATCCCCTTCCTGGAGCACGACGACGCCAACCGGGCCCTCATGGGTTCCAACATGCAGACCCAGGCGGTGCCCCTCATCCGGGCCCAGGCCCCGGTGGTGATGACGGGCCTTGAGGAGCGGGTGGTGCGGGATTCCCTGGCTGCGGTCTACGCCGAGGAGGACGGGGAGGTGGTGGCGGTGGATGGCCGCCGCATCGCCGTGCGCTATGAGGATGGCCGCTTGGTGGAATACGCCTTGCGCCGCTTCGTGCGCTCCAACCAGGGCACCACCTTGGACCAGCGTCCCCGGGTAACCGTGGGCCAGAAGGTGAAGAAGGGGGACCTCCTGGCGGATGGCCCGGCCTCCGAGGGAGGCTTCCTGGCCCTGGGGCAAAACGTCCTGGTGGCCATCATGCCCTTTGACGGCTACAACTTTGAGGACGCCATCGTCATCAGCGAAGAGCTTTTAAAGCGGGACTTCTACACCTCCATCCACATCGAGCGCTACGAAATCGAGGCCCGGGACACCAAGTTGGGTCCGGAGCGGATCACCCGGGATATCCCCCACCTCTCCGAGGCGGCCCTGAGGGACCTGGACGAGGAGGGGGTGGTCCGCATCGGGGCCGAGGTGAAGCCCGGGGATATCCTGGTGGGCCGCACCAGCTTCAAGGGGGAGCAGGAACCCTCCCCGGAGGAGAGGCTTCTGCGCTCCATCTTCGGGGATAAGGCCCGGGATGTGAAGGACACCTCCCTCCGGGTGCCCCCGGGCGAGGGAGGCATCGTGGTGGGTACCCTCCGCCTGCGCCGTGGGGACCCCGGGGTGGAGCTGAAACCGGGGGTGCGGGAGGTGGTGCGGGTCTACGTGGCGCAAAAGCGCAAGCTCCAGGTGGGGGACAAGCTGGCCAACCGCCACGGGAACAAGGGGGTGGTGGCCAAGATCCTCCCCGTGGAGGACATGCCCCACCTGCCGGACGGCACCCCCGTGGACATCATCCTGAACCCCTTGGGCGTGCCAAGCCGTATGAACCTGGGCCAGATCCTGGAAACCCATCTGGGCCTGGCGGGCTTCTTCCTGGGCCAGCGCTACATCTCCCCGGTTTTTGACGGGGCCACGGAGCCCGAGATCAAGGCCCTTTTGGCCGAAGCCTTTGACCTTTACTTCGGCAAGCGGAAGGCCGAGGGTTTTGGGGTGGACAAGAGGGAGCTCGAGGTCCTGGCCCGGGCGGAGAAGCTGGGTCTGGTGAGCCCTGGCAAGAGCCCGGAGGAGCAGCTTCGGGAGCTTTTCATCCAGGGCAAGGTGGTTCTCTACGACGGCCGCTCCGGCGAGCCCATCGAGGGCCCCATCGTGGTGGGGCAGATGTTCATCATGAAGCTCTACCACATGGTGGAGGACAAGATGCACGCCCGCTCCACCGGCCCCTACTCCCTCATCACCCAGCAGCCTCTGGGCGGTAAGGCCCAGTTCGGCGGCCAGCGCTTCGGGGAGATGGAGGTATGGGCCCTCGAGGCTTACGGAGCCGCCCACACCCTACAGGAGATGCTCACCATAAAGTCCGACGACATCGAGGGCCGCAATGCCGCCTACGAGGCCATCATCAAGGGGGAGGACGTGCCCGAGCCCAGCGTGCCCGAGTCCTTCCGCGTGCTGGTAAAGGAGCTTCAGGCCTTGGCCCTGGATGTGCAGACCCTGGACGAACGGGATAACCCTGTGGACATCTTTGAGGGCCTGGCGTCTAAGCGGTAA
- the mntA gene encoding type VII toxin-antitoxin system MntA family adenylyltransferase antitoxin, giving the protein MERLKEAIRLLVEELDPLGVYLFGSGAQGLLTPESDLDLAILGPKPYPPEHLFALRAPLSLLVGREVDLIDLRQASLPLQAQVAAFGEPLYRKSLEADRFLDLALKAYARLNEERAEILRDIQRRGKVYG; this is encoded by the coding sequence GTGGAAAGGCTTAAAGAAGCCATCCGCCTTCTGGTGGAAGAGCTGGATCCCCTCGGGGTCTACCTCTTTGGCTCCGGAGCCCAAGGCCTTTTGACCCCAGAAAGCGACCTGGATCTGGCCATCCTGGGCCCCAAGCCTTACCCTCCGGAGCACCTCTTTGCCCTGCGTGCCCCCTTGAGCCTTCTTGTAGGGCGGGAAGTGGACCTGATAGACCTTCGCCAGGCCTCCCTTCCCCTACAGGCGCAGGTGGCCGCTTTTGGCGAACCCCTGTATCGAAAGAGCCTCGAGGCGGACCGCTTCCTGGACCTCGCCCTTAAGGCCTACGCCCGCCTCAACGAGGAAAGAGCGGAAATCCTCCGGGATATTCAGAGACGGGGAAAAGTCTATGGATGA
- the hepT gene encoding type VII toxin-antitoxin system HepT family RNase toxin, which translates to MDEVLLQKAATIERCLRRIEEEYRGHERELETNYSRQDAIVLNLLRACEAAIDMAMHVVRLRRLGLPQTSREAFVLLEKAGLISPSLSQRMQAMVGFPNVAVHDYQALSLPILRQILEERLPDFLGFSATLLRTLPDHEA; encoded by the coding sequence ATGGATGAGGTCCTCCTACAAAAGGCCGCCACCATCGAGCGTTGCTTAAGGCGCATCGAGGAGGAATACCGCGGGCATGAAAGGGAGCTGGAAACCAACTACTCCCGTCAGGACGCCATCGTTCTCAACTTGCTCCGAGCCTGCGAAGCCGCCATAGACATGGCCATGCATGTGGTGCGGCTTAGGCGCCTGGGTTTACCCCAAACCTCACGGGAAGCCTTTGTTTTGTTGGAAAAAGCCGGGCTGATCTCCCCAAGCCTCTCCCAGCGGATGCAGGCCATGGTGGGCTTTCCCAATGTGGCGGTGCATGACTACCAAGCCCTTTCCCTCCCCATCCTGCGCCAAATCCTGGAGGAACGGCTTCCCGACTTCCTGGGGTTCAGCGCCACCCTACTCCGCACCCTCCCGGACCACGAAGCTTAA
- a CDS encoding DUF433 domain-containing protein: protein MDWRERITVDPEVMGGRPCIRGMRFPVATLLQLLKHQTPEEILQEFPYLEREDLEAALDFAAYLAEGREVVL from the coding sequence ATGGACTGGCGTGAGCGCATCACCGTGGACCCGGAGGTCATGGGGGGGCGGCCCTGCATCCGGGGTATGCGCTTTCCTGTGGCCACGCTCCTGCAACTCCTAAAGCACCAGACGCCCGAGGAAATACTTCAGGAGTTTCCTTACCTGGAACGGGAGGACCTGGAAGCCGCTTTGGATTTCGCCGCTTATCTCGCTGAGGGGCGAGAGGTGGTCCTTTGA
- a CDS encoding rod shape-determining protein: MLRGEDIGIDLGTASVLIYVRGKGIVLREPSVIAVVQGKREVKAVGAEAYRMLGRTPGNIVAVRPLKDGVIADYALTERMLLLFLQKVLSPMSRFFRPRVMVGVPSGVTDVERRAVVQAVSAMAHKVYLIEEPLAAAIGAGINVAEPTGSMVVDIGGGSTDIAVISLGGIVRSESLRIAGNEMDQAIIRYVRQKYNLLIGERTAEELKIQLGRAKILPGEEKEVAEVRGRDLITGLPRTAEIPAEDVAEALKEPLDKIFQGVKAVLETTPPELASDIYERGILLTGGGALLKNLDVALQEATGVPVVVAENPIEAVALGTGKALEMLHVLEDTILSSDDVLKR, encoded by the coding sequence ATGCTGAGGGGCGAGGACATCGGGATTGACCTGGGGACGGCAAGCGTTCTCATTTACGTGCGGGGGAAAGGGATCGTCTTGCGCGAACCCTCCGTGATCGCGGTGGTCCAGGGGAAGCGGGAAGTGAAGGCGGTGGGGGCCGAGGCCTACCGCATGCTGGGGCGCACCCCGGGAAACATCGTGGCGGTACGGCCCCTTAAGGATGGGGTTATCGCCGACTATGCCTTAACGGAGCGCATGCTCCTCCTCTTTCTGCAGAAGGTGCTCTCCCCCATGAGCCGCTTCTTCCGGCCGCGGGTCATGGTGGGGGTGCCCTCCGGGGTCACGGACGTGGAGCGGCGGGCGGTGGTGCAGGCGGTGTCCGCCATGGCCCACAAGGTCTACCTCATCGAGGAACCCCTGGCGGCGGCCATCGGGGCGGGGATCAACGTGGCCGAGCCCACGGGCAGCATGGTGGTGGACATCGGGGGAGGCTCCACGGACATCGCCGTCATCTCCCTGGGGGGCATCGTGCGCTCCGAGAGCCTTAGGATCGCTGGCAACGAGATGGATCAGGCCATCATCCGTTACGTGCGGCAAAAGTACAACCTCCTCATCGGGGAGCGCACCGCCGAGGAGCTCAAGATCCAGCTGGGGCGGGCTAAGATCCTTCCCGGGGAGGAGAAGGAGGTGGCCGAGGTGCGGGGCCGGGACCTCATCACCGGCCTTCCCCGCACGGCGGAGATCCCCGCCGAGGACGTGGCCGAGGCCTTGAAGGAGCCGTTGGACAAGATCTTCCAGGGGGTGAAGGCGGTTTTGGAAACCACGCCCCCCGAGCTGGCCTCGGATATTTACGAGAGGGGCATTCTTCTAACCGGCGGCGGGGCCCTTCTAAAGAACCTGGATGTGGCCTTGCAGGAGGCCACGGGGGTGCCCGTGGTGGTGGCGGAAAACCCCATTGAGGCGGTGGCCTTGGGCACGGGTAAGGCCTTGGAGATGCTCCACGTGCTGGAGGACACCATCCTGTCTTCGGACGATGTGCTGAAGAGGTGA
- the fabZ gene encoding 3-hydroxyacyl-ACP dehydratase FabZ: protein MEIGEILALLPHRYPFLLIDRVLHADEKTFRALKNVTFNEPHFQGHFPGYPIMPGVLILEAMAQAAVGTIAKQPGFKPGGLVFLVGVEEARFKKPVVPGDTLILEGELLLFRRGLGKVAVRALVEGEERASARLSFVVREGAE from the coding sequence GTGGAGATCGGGGAGATCCTTGCCCTCCTGCCCCATCGCTACCCTTTTTTGCTCATCGACCGGGTCCTTCACGCCGACGAGAAGACCTTCCGGGCCCTGAAGAACGTGACCTTTAACGAACCCCACTTCCAGGGGCATTTTCCCGGCTACCCCATCATGCCGGGGGTGTTGATCCTCGAGGCCATGGCCCAGGCGGCGGTGGGCACCATCGCCAAGCAGCCGGGTTTCAAGCCCGGAGGCCTAGTCTTTTTGGTGGGGGTGGAGGAGGCCCGCTTCAAAAAGCCCGTGGTGCCGGGGGATACCCTGATCCTGGAGGGGGAGCTCCTCCTCTTCCGCCGGGGCCTGGGCAAGGTGGCGGTTAGGGCCTTGGTGGAGGGGGAGGAAAGGGCCAGCGCCCGTTTAAGCTTCGTGGTCCGGGAGGGTGCGGAGTAG
- a CDS encoding RNA-binding protein, translating to MADLMAYLKRARGGRVVETGFLDPEEQALLEEKARGEGLKVAFFGGFPLAERRLAVLYPPEVPSVHDPVEVVFLEKEPPDLGEAMGDLEAFGEGYLVAVSAKGRRALEEAGYTLFPPPEGALRATSERVRTLVVPSLRVDAVGAKGFGVSRSYFVQGVRAGKVRLRGKVASPKEEMAPGDTLLAEGLGSLRLLEVLGETRRGNYKIKVEVER from the coding sequence GTGGCGGACCTCATGGCCTACCTGAAGCGGGCCCGGGGGGGACGGGTGGTGGAAACGGGCTTCCTGGACCCGGAGGAGCAGGCCCTTCTGGAGGAAAAGGCCCGGGGGGAGGGACTTAAGGTGGCCTTTTTCGGGGGGTTCCCCCTGGCGGAGAGGAGGCTTGCGGTGCTTTATCCCCCGGAGGTCCCCTCCGTTCACGACCCGGTGGAGGTGGTCTTCCTGGAGAAGGAGCCCCCGGATCTGGGGGAGGCCATGGGGGACTTGGAGGCCTTTGGGGAGGGTTACCTGGTGGCGGTGTCCGCCAAGGGAAGGAGGGCCTTGGAGGAGGCGGGCTACACCCTTTTCCCACCCCCGGAGGGGGCCTTAAGGGCCACCAGCGAACGGGTGCGGACCCTGGTGGTGCCCTCTTTGCGGGTGGATGCCGTGGGGGCTAAGGGCTTCGGGGTCTCCCGCAGCTACTTCGTCCAGGGGGTGAGGGCGGGGAAGGTGCGGCTTAGGGGCAAGGTGGCCTCCCCCAAGGAGGAGATGGCCCCCGGGGACACCCTTTTGGCGGAGGGCTTGGGGAGCCTGAGGCTCTTGGAGGTACTTGGCGAAACCAGGCGGGGAAACTATAAAATCAAGGTGGAGGTGGAACGGTAG